GCTATCAGCGCCGACATCCAGACAGCTCGTCTCAGGTAGGGGGATCCTTTCTTGGACAAGCGGTTGTGCTGGCCGACATAGTTCCCCGATTGAAACGAAGTCGGATCGATCCCGGCAAAGGCGACGAGTTTCTTGGGATTGGAGAAACGACTGATATCGCCGATCTCACCGAGGATCACGGCGCCCGTCGCCGGCCCCACGCCGGGGACAGTGAGGATGACAGAGCTAAACTTCCTCAGCTGCCGGGCGATCTTCTTGTCGATCTCATCGATCTGCTTCTCCGTGAATTCGATCTGTTCGATGAGAATCCTGATTTGAAAGGCAAAGGCATCCGAACACAGAGTCAGGCCGACCGAACGCGCCGCCAGAGACTTGAGCTCACGGGCTTTGTCAGTACCGTGCCGGCCCCGGCTGGTTTTTCTGAGCAAAGCGGCCAGCGATTTCGTGTTCACGTCGACCACCTGTTCCGGAGTGCCGTACGTCTTGAGAAATGCCTTTGAACTCTCGCCAAAGACGTTGGAGAACAAGGCGGCATACTCCGGAAACACCTGATCCAGAACGGTGACGACCTGTCGCTTGTAGTCGGCGCAGGAGTCCTTGAGCGACTCTCTGAAACGGGCCAGATTGCGCAGCGCCATGATATCTTCATCAGCCAGATGAGTTGCGCTGAACGAGCCGAAACGGATCACCTCAGCCACCAGAAAGCAGTCGACCGCATCCGTTTTCTGCTTCCGGATGTGGAAGTTCCTCAGACTGTCGGATTGGATCGGGTTGATCACATGCAGAGCAAAACCCTGCTCCCGCAGAAAGGAGTAGAGCGCGAGCCAGTAATGACCGGTCGCCTCCATGCCGATACAGAAGGCCTCCCGCTCGGGAAGACTCTGTTCGAGAAAGAGCAGAAGCTGCTGAAAGCCCTCCTGCGCATTGGCGAAACGCAGCGACTTGCCGACGTGGCTGCCGTCCTCCCTGATAAGCCCTGCTTCGTGATTGTTCTTCCCGATGTCAATACCAAGATAGTACATGAGTCACCTCACCACAACGTATTTGCAGGTGAATTCTCACGCTTCCTGCGGCTCACAACCTCCTTGGACAGACGGAGAAGACTTTCGGTCTCAACATCCAGCTCATTCGTGAACTGCCGCAAGAGGTGAGGCGCCACTCTCCTTTACGAGGAAATGTCCCCAAGGAAACAAACGGCGACGCTCACACTGCATGCTGACATTATCGCAGATTGTTCCGTTCAATAATCTGTCAACAAGTGCGACTACATTATTCTAGGAGGAGAAAATTTCATGAACGCCAACGCGCTTACGCGCCTTGCCGTGGATTTCGCGATGACGGCGCTGATGGTCGCGCTGATGGCCTATCAGGTCGTCGGCGACGTTGCCCACGAGGTCCTCGGCACCCTTATCGGCGTGCTTTTCATCGTTCACGCCGTCCTCAACCGGCACTGGTTCGCGCGCTTTTTCAGCGGGCGTTACACGCTTCTGCGCGTACTGCAAGACTTCGCGATCCTGCTGATGCTGCTCGACGCCGCGGTGATCATGATCACGGGCGTGATGATCTCGGGGACGGTTTTCGCCTTCCTCGACATCACCCGCGGCGTCGGCGCGGCCCGTACGCTGCATCTGGCCGCGTCCTACTGGGGCATGGTGCTCATGAGCGTCCACATTGGCCTGCACTGGAGCATGGTCATGGGCATGACGCGCACCGTCTTCAAGGTCAAGGGCCATCGCGGCGCGGCCGCTTGGCTGATGCGTTTCGGCGCGGCGGCGCTGGCCGTCTGCGGGGCGCGCGCCTTCGGACGCATGAACGTGTGGGGATTCCTGACGCTACGCAGCCAGTTCGCTTTCTTCGACGAAACGCAGAGCGATCTCGCGGTGTTGTTCAACTATTTCTCCATCATGGCGCTGTTCATTTTCCTTTCCTATTACGCGGGCAAGGGGTTGCGGGCGTTTCCGACGTCGTGGAAGGACGCCGCGCGGTGAATCTGAACTATGAGGGCGTCGTTCTCGCCGCCGCTTCGCTGCTGATCATCGCCGCCTACCATCCGCTCGTGATCAAGGCGGAATATTGGTTCGGGACGCGCGTCTGGCCGCTATTCGCCGTGGCCGGGCTGATCTGCCTGTCCGCTTCCGCCTGCCTGCGCGGCGTCGCCTCGCCTATCCTCGCCTTTCTCGGCGCCACCAATTTGTGGAGCGTCGTCGAGCTGAAAGCTCAGGCGAAACGCGTCAGAAAAGGCTGGTTCCCCAAAAATCCGCGGCGGAAATACGAATGAAAAACATGACTCTCGCACGAAAGAAGCGGGACGGCACGCTGAGATTGTCTCCGGCGCGCCGTCCCGCTTCTCTTTTTTTGACGCTCTTCTCTTATATTTAGCCTGGCGGTACGGGTAACAGCGGCTTTGAATGTATACTGTATATTAATCGATGGGAGAGCGTTCTTTTGATTGACAAGACTATAATCTGCTGATAGTATAATTTCAGTTATTAAATATCTTTTTTTCAAATATAGGAAAGAAGGACGATGTGATGAGCGTAAAACTTGGCTACATCGGTTTCGGCGAAGCGGCCTACCACATGGGCAAGGGGCTGAAGAGCGAAGGGATCGGGGACATTCGCGCCTTTGACGTGGCGCTCGACATGGGCGGCGCGTACAAGGACACGGTGCTCAAGCGCTGCGCCGACGCCGGCGTCGCGGCGGCGGCGTCGGCCGAAGAGGTCGTGAAGAATTGCGACATCGTCGTCATCTGCGTGCCGGCGCGCTTCACCGCCTCCACGGCCGAGGGGCTGCTGCCTTTCGCGAAGGAAGGCCAGCTGTTCGTCGATGTGACCACGGCGCTGCCCCACGTCAAAGAAAAGGAAGCGGCTCTGTTCGCCGGGAAAAAAGCGCAGTACGTGGACTCGGCCATGCTCGGCTCGCTGGT
This sequence is a window from Pyramidobacter sp. YE332. Protein-coding genes within it:
- a CDS encoding IS110 family transposase, yielding MYYLGIDIGKNNHEAGLIREDGSHVGKSLRFANAQEGFQQLLLFLEQSLPEREAFCIGMEATGHYWLALYSFLREQGFALHVINPIQSDSLRNFHIRKQKTDAVDCFLVAEVIRFGSFSATHLADEDIMALRNLARFRESLKDSCADYKRQVVTVLDQVFPEYAALFSNVFGESSKAFLKTYGTPEQVVDVNTKSLAALLRKTSRGRHGTDKARELKSLAARSVGLTLCSDAFAFQIRILIEQIEFTEKQIDEIDKKIARQLRKFSSVILTVPGVGPATGAVILGEIGDISRFSNPKKLVAFAGIDPTSFQSGNYVGQHNRLSKKGSPYLRRAVWMSALIAVRCDPVFKAFYEKKRGEGKAHGTALGAVSRKLLYTIYAVLKANKPYEVRRQGIE
- a CDS encoding DUF4405 domain-containing protein, translating into MNANALTRLAVDFAMTALMVALMAYQVVGDVAHEVLGTLIGVLFIVHAVLNRHWFARFFSGRYTLLRVLQDFAILLMLLDAAVIMITGVMISGTVFAFLDITRGVGAARTLHLAASYWGMVLMSVHIGLHWSMVMGMTRTVFKVKGHRGAAAWLMRFGAAALAVCGARAFGRMNVWGFLTLRSQFAFFDETQSDLAVLFNYFSIMALFIFLSYYAGKGLRAFPTSWKDAAR
- a CDS encoding DUF4491 family protein gives rise to the protein MNLNYEGVVLAAASLLIIAAYHPLVIKAEYWFGTRVWPLFAVAGLICLSASACLRGVASPILAFLGATNLWSVVELKAQAKRVRKGWFPKNPRRKYE